In Paenibacillus sp. FSL M7-0420, a single genomic region encodes these proteins:
- a CDS encoding DUF3502 domain-containing protein has protein sequence MNKKKKLTVTLATMMALGTVLSACGGNNNANTGAEATKAPAASEGATNSGAPDTSKEVKLKMILLGPQPGDYDKVFGELNTKLKEKINATVETEFLDWSDWTQKYPLKFAANEDFDLVYTANWAFYNDQALKGGFLELTDDMLTKYMPQTWEAMPKVNWQQAKVDGKLYMVPNNNVEVTDKVVLYREDLRKKHNLPEINSPESYATYLKAIAKDEKGITAYGAKPADGWKFHELDQTLLEQNNNFNLVDASLLPLAYKLDDASGKVFNIYDTPEFTSLLQYYKDLADNGAWSKNVVSNKNDVWQDVKAGKVSSYAHNLGTVAANLAEMRRDKPDVELGIADLTPDKKKIAAISTQNGMSVHATSKNPERALMLLDLLQNDKEIHDLTMYGIAGSNYNPEGDKKFTAGPAAANYTGFSNWGWNSPLNRQDAAYPKEADDMFNTWQSSIYHFPLETFVFDTTPVKNEVANIGNVMLRYAIPLEYGLIDDLAKGQADLIKQLKSAGLDKVQTEMQKQIDDFLAAQK, from the coding sequence ATGAACAAGAAAAAGAAACTGACAGTAACGCTTGCAACAATGATGGCGCTTGGAACGGTCCTCAGTGCCTGCGGCGGCAATAATAACGCTAACACAGGAGCGGAGGCCACTAAGGCTCCGGCGGCATCGGAAGGCGCAACAAATTCCGGCGCTCCGGACACCTCCAAAGAAGTGAAGCTCAAAATGATTCTGCTTGGGCCACAGCCCGGGGATTATGACAAGGTCTTCGGAGAGCTGAACACCAAGCTAAAGGAAAAAATCAATGCTACTGTAGAAACCGAATTCCTCGACTGGTCTGACTGGACCCAGAAATACCCGCTGAAATTCGCAGCGAATGAAGACTTCGATCTCGTATATACAGCGAACTGGGCCTTCTATAACGATCAGGCGCTGAAGGGCGGATTCCTGGAGCTAACGGATGATATGCTGACCAAATACATGCCACAGACCTGGGAAGCGATGCCGAAAGTGAACTGGCAGCAAGCCAAGGTGGACGGCAAACTCTACATGGTTCCTAACAACAATGTTGAAGTAACCGACAAAGTGGTGCTGTACCGTGAGGATCTGCGCAAAAAGCATAACCTGCCGGAAATCAACAGTCCTGAATCGTACGCGACTTACTTGAAGGCGATTGCCAAGGACGAAAAAGGGATTACTGCCTATGGAGCCAAGCCGGCGGACGGCTGGAAATTCCATGAGCTGGATCAGACGCTGCTGGAGCAGAACAACAACTTCAACCTGGTAGATGCAAGTCTGCTGCCGCTGGCGTACAAGCTGGATGATGCATCCGGTAAAGTCTTCAATATCTATGACACACCGGAATTCACTTCCCTGCTTCAATATTACAAAGACCTGGCCGATAACGGTGCGTGGTCGAAGAACGTAGTCAGCAACAAAAACGATGTATGGCAGGATGTGAAAGCAGGCAAGGTATCCTCCTATGCACACAATCTGGGTACTGTAGCTGCTAACCTGGCTGAAATGCGCCGTGACAAACCGGATGTGGAGCTGGGCATTGCCGACCTTACGCCGGACAAGAAGAAAATTGCTGCGATCTCGACGCAGAACGGGATGTCGGTTCATGCAACCTCCAAGAATCCTGAGCGCGCACTGATGCTGCTCGATCTGCTGCAGAATGACAAGGAAATTCACGACTTGACTATGTACGGCATCGCCGGAAGCAACTACAATCCGGAAGGTGACAAGAAATTCACAGCTGGTCCTGCTGCTGCTAACTACACGGGCTTCTCGAACTGGGGCTGGAACTCCCCGCTGAACCGTCAGGATGCAGCGTATCCTAAGGAAGCGGACGATATGTTCAACACTTGGCAGTCCAGCATCTATCACTTCCCGCTGGAAACCTTCGTCTTCGACACTACGCCAGTGAAGAACGAAGTGGCTAACATCGGTAACGTGATGCTGCGTTATGCGATTCCGCTGGAGTATGGACTGATCGATGATCTGGCGAAAGGCCAGGCAGACCTGATCAAGCAGCTGAAATCAGCTGGTCTGGATAAGGTGCAGACTGAAATGCAGAAACAAATCGATGATTTCCTTGCAGCGCAAAAATAA
- a CDS encoding beta-galactosidase encodes MKYTIQALRAAKEIYPSTLRLGGSNPQGDEIRFTNYYMEISGKPYFAICGEFHYSRYPEADWGSEIAKMKLSGINVVATYIFWNHHEEVEGEFEWAGNRNLRRFVELCRDNGLYVILRVGPFCHGEVRNGGLPDWLFGREFDVRSNDEGYLKYVNRLFKEIGNQADGLMFKDGGPVIGIQLENELNAAAALWEETAKQGDEYLSGGASGEAGSEHMRLLKQYAVDSGLIAPIYTSTGWGEAPFLEDEVLPLYGGYAYTPWSISDPNQVQKPTPEYVFVNFHDDKAPGGEFNPPYARTKYPFACCEMGGGMQTWYLSRFQVEPESVIAMTLMKLAGGCNFIGYYMFHGGTNPVGRTGYLNESTTPKLTYDFQAPIGEFGQIRESNHLLRPLHYFLRRFADRLAPMATVLPEGAEAVTPEDAHTLRYAVRTDGKAGFLFVNNYQDHVEMDTHEEVVFAVELGEETLRFPQRSKLTVQPKASFLLPFNFALDGLNLKAATAQPVTAIETEEAATYFFSMPEGVDAEFQIDADAGILEVSAETGDVAENGGYNVLIPHDQSSMIVIRRDGAREVRIYAMSASEAATLWELEENGCSRIIFSPAPPVQTPGGLEFISQGHHAFTFREYTGGAETATQWNTAQADATVSGRKEDWFQAYEVQVPQKEITVTMRRIQDHKVVLQLPEEILESTEEVLLSIDYTGNVGYAFAAGQLFHDHFYNGLPWEIGLSRFREVLRRGEIVLETTPRRTGAVKLADDAAMAVEKVFEGEAVAVFHSVTATPVYRIGLRR; translated from the coding sequence ATGAAATATACGATTCAGGCCCTAAGGGCCGCCAAAGAGATCTACCCATCCACCCTGCGTCTGGGCGGGAGCAATCCCCAAGGGGATGAGATCCGCTTCACGAATTATTATATGGAGATCAGCGGCAAGCCTTATTTCGCCATCTGCGGTGAATTCCATTATTCACGGTATCCCGAAGCGGATTGGGGGAGTGAAATCGCCAAGATGAAGCTGTCCGGCATCAATGTGGTGGCGACCTATATCTTCTGGAATCATCATGAAGAGGTGGAAGGGGAATTCGAATGGGCGGGCAACCGCAATCTCCGGAGATTCGTGGAGCTGTGCCGGGATAATGGCCTATACGTCATCCTGCGTGTCGGTCCGTTCTGTCATGGCGAGGTCCGTAACGGCGGACTGCCGGACTGGCTGTTCGGCCGGGAATTCGATGTGCGCTCCAATGACGAGGGCTACCTGAAGTATGTGAACCGCCTGTTCAAGGAGATCGGCAATCAGGCCGATGGGCTGATGTTCAAGGATGGCGGACCGGTGATTGGAATTCAGCTGGAGAATGAGCTGAATGCTGCGGCCGCTCTCTGGGAAGAGACCGCCAAGCAGGGTGACGAATATCTCAGCGGCGGAGCGAGCGGTGAAGCGGGATCAGAGCATATGCGTCTGCTTAAGCAGTATGCGGTGGATTCCGGTCTGATCGCTCCGATCTATACCAGCACCGGCTGGGGCGAGGCGCCGTTCCTGGAGGATGAGGTGCTTCCGCTCTACGGAGGGTATGCCTATACTCCGTGGAGCATCAGTGACCCGAATCAGGTACAGAAGCCGACGCCGGAATACGTATTCGTGAACTTCCATGATGACAAGGCGCCGGGCGGCGAATTCAATCCGCCGTATGCGCGGACGAAATACCCGTTCGCCTGCTGTGAGATGGGCGGCGGGATGCAGACCTGGTATCTGTCCCGGTTCCAGGTGGAGCCGGAAAGTGTCATCGCCATGACCTTAATGAAGCTTGCCGGAGGCTGCAACTTCATCGGGTATTATATGTTCCATGGCGGAACCAATCCGGTGGGAAGAACGGGATACCTGAATGAAAGCACTACGCCGAAGCTGACCTATGACTTCCAGGCGCCGATTGGTGAATTCGGCCAGATCCGTGAGTCAAATCACCTGCTTCGTCCGCTTCATTATTTCCTGCGCCGGTTCGCAGACCGGCTTGCACCGATGGCAACTGTGCTTCCTGAAGGGGCAGAAGCAGTTACGCCGGAGGATGCGCACACACTGCGTTATGCAGTCCGCACGGACGGCAAGGCTGGCTTCCTGTTCGTCAATAATTATCAGGACCATGTGGAGATGGATACGCACGAGGAGGTTGTGTTTGCGGTAGAACTGGGAGAGGAGACGCTACGCTTCCCGCAGCGCAGCAAGCTGACGGTTCAGCCCAAGGCTTCCTTCCTGCTGCCGTTCAACTTCGCGCTGGATGGTCTTAATCTTAAGGCTGCCACGGCCCAGCCTGTTACGGCTATTGAAACGGAGGAAGCAGCCACCTACTTCTTCTCTATGCCAGAGGGCGTCGACGCTGAGTTCCAGATTGACGCAGATGCCGGTATTCTGGAGGTGAGCGCGGAGACCGGAGACGTAGCAGAGAATGGCGGCTATAATGTGCTGATTCCGCATGACCAATCCTCCATGATCGTAATCAGACGAGACGGAGCGCGAGAAGTCCGTATCTACGCAATGAGTGCCTCTGAAGCCGCGACTCTGTGGGAGCTTGAGGAGAACGGCTGCAGCCGCATCATCTTCTCACCGGCTCCTCCGGTTCAGACCCCGGGCGGATTGGAATTCATCAGCCAGGGACATCATGCATTCACATTCCGTGAATACACAGGCGGAGCAGAGACGGCAACGCAGTGGAATACGGCACAGGCTGATGCTACGGTCAGCGGACGTAAAGAGGACTGGTTCCAGGCTTATGAGGTACAGGTACCGCAGAAGGAAATCACGGTTACGATGCGCCGGATTCAGGACCACAAGGTTGTCCTCCAGTTACCTGAGGAAATCCTGGAGAGCACGGAAGAAGTCCTGCTGAGCATTGATTATACAGGGAATGTGGGCTATGCCTTCGCTGCCGGGCAGCTGTTCCACGACCATTTCTATAACGGCTTGCCGTGGGAGATCGGCCTATCCCGGTTCCGGGAGGTACTGCGCCGGGGCGAGATCGTTCTGGAAACGACACCTCGCCGGACAGGTGCTGTTAAGCTGGCCGACGATGCCGCCATGGCTGTGGAGAAGGTATTCGAGGGCGAAGCCGTTGCCGTGTTCCATAGTGTGACCGCTACGCCGGTGTACCGGATCGGGCTTAGACGGTAA
- a CDS encoding carbohydrate ABC transporter permease, whose translation MTTKHNKAGKIILEVILVLLSLLFLYPLFLTIINSLKSFGEVMTDVIALPQKLTFSNYAYVWEFINYPRLFLNNFIITGVGLLGIVFISSIAAYKLARTKTRWSGVLYFLCIMPMLIPFQSIMLTVLQTAKNLNLSESTWGLGLLYWGFGAPLAVFIYHGFVKGIPTEIDESATIDGASGFRLFFSVIFPLLKSVTTTIVIIDVMWIWNDFLLPLLMVNGSPETKTLTLAAYTFVGQYTSDWQYAMTAMVMAVLPSIVVFIFLQKYIVKGVVAGAVKG comes from the coding sequence ATGACAACCAAACACAACAAGGCAGGCAAGATCATCCTGGAGGTTATTCTGGTCCTCTTGTCTCTGCTATTCCTGTATCCGCTGTTTCTAACCATCATCAATTCGCTCAAAAGCTTCGGCGAGGTCATGACCGATGTCATCGCCCTCCCGCAGAAGCTGACCTTCAGCAACTACGCCTATGTCTGGGAGTTCATCAACTATCCGCGTCTGTTCCTGAACAACTTCATCATTACCGGTGTCGGCCTGCTCGGTATTGTATTCATCTCCTCCATCGCCGCCTATAAGCTGGCCCGGACCAAGACCAGATGGAGCGGTGTCCTGTACTTCCTGTGCATTATGCCGATGCTGATCCCGTTCCAGTCGATCATGCTCACGGTCCTCCAGACCGCCAAGAACCTCAACCTGTCGGAGAGCACCTGGGGACTGGGTCTGCTGTATTGGGGCTTCGGCGCTCCGCTGGCGGTGTTCATCTATCACGGCTTCGTGAAGGGTATCCCGACAGAGATTGACGAGAGTGCGACGATTGACGGCGCTTCCGGCTTCCGCCTGTTCTTCAGCGTGATCTTCCCGCTGCTGAAATCGGTCACCACGACTATTGTCATCATCGATGTCATGTGGATCTGGAATGACTTCCTGCTCCCGCTATTGATGGTCAATGGTTCGCCGGAGACGAAGACGTTAACGCTGGCGGCTTACACCTTCGTGGGCCAGTATACCTCGGACTGGCAGTATGCCATGACCGCTATGGTAATGGCAGTGCTTCCTTCGATCGTGGTATTCATCTTCCTGCAGAAATACATTGTGAAGGGCGTTGTAGCTGGGGCGGTTAAGGGGTGA
- a CDS encoding carbohydrate ABC transporter permease, giving the protein MLKTLGKQWREKFEFGIFTLPVLICIAVAFYIPFAMTIRYSMTKWNGISKHPKFVGLDNFKQIFSGDTNFSDAAWFTIKYAVLYIVIVNVLAILLAVLLDMKLRSTSWLRAAFFIPYILSLVIVGFIWKFIFMQGFNSLGESTGWAIFDLSWLGTPGLAFISILGVSIWQSIGFYLVIYIAGLQSVPEDLKEAATVDGAGPLRRFFSITLPLLAPSITISVFMALTNSIKVFDVILSLTGGGPGGTTYSIAYDIYRDTFQNNLYGYGTAKALILFLAVLVVTIIQLTVFKRREVEA; this is encoded by the coding sequence ATGTTAAAAACACTCGGAAAACAATGGCGTGAGAAATTCGAATTCGGAATCTTTACTCTCCCGGTTCTGATCTGTATCGCTGTTGCCTTCTATATCCCCTTCGCCATGACCATCCGCTATTCGATGACCAAGTGGAACGGGATCTCCAAGCACCCCAAGTTCGTCGGGCTGGATAATTTCAAGCAGATCTTCTCGGGCGATACCAACTTCTCCGATGCCGCCTGGTTCACGATTAAATATGCAGTACTCTACATTGTCATAGTCAATGTGCTGGCGATTCTGCTGGCCGTGCTGCTGGACATGAAGCTGAGAAGCACCTCCTGGCTGAGAGCGGCCTTCTTCATCCCTTATATCCTCAGTCTGGTCATTGTCGGCTTCATTTGGAAATTCATCTTCATGCAGGGCTTCAACTCGCTGGGCGAGAGTACCGGCTGGGCGATCTTCGACTTAAGCTGGCTCGGGACACCGGGACTGGCCTTCATCTCCATCCTGGGTGTATCCATCTGGCAGTCGATCGGGTTCTATCTGGTCATCTACATTGCCGGTCTGCAGTCCGTGCCTGAGGATCTCAAGGAAGCCGCTACAGTAGACGGTGCCGGACCGCTGAGACGATTCTTCAGCATTACGCTGCCGCTGCTTGCCCCATCGATCACGATCTCTGTGTTCATGGCGCTCACCAATTCAATCAAGGTGTTCGACGTCATCCTGTCGCTGACCGGCGGCGGTCCCGGCGGAACTACTTACAGTATTGCTTATGATATCTACAGGGATACGTTCCAGAACAATCTGTACGGCTACGGCACGGCGAAAGCGCTTATCCTGTTCCTGGCTGTGCTTGTCGTGACGATCATCCAGCTGACCGTCTTCAAACGGAGAGAGGTAGAGGCCTAA
- a CDS encoding cache domain-containing sensor histidine kinase — MRKVWSKLIEPLLARVSRRLANKLILLFTIIIILVVSSLTYISYSMLQRESVDNSIASTGNNLLLVGRNLESYLSGVEQLSLPQISYDEFNYALLHESEDYSSRMYVEDYLRNLYFSRNDLEAVYLYVIKEQKYYYVTKENYNITVRVSEHPPIDDLPWYKRALKSPYNRSYQSFVEEQPASVNSADYPVNHNKVFMGYHRLIRSIVSREPQAVLSLYLNASVTDEIMRDIPFSTGEHLMYISPDGEPFKVDDTEFYRESKEAGLAKLLTPEQKGRVTWSDKEQKYLVIYDISQKEGWKLVKPIPYTQIYEAATTTRTLSVAIGLLFLIVSVVLVSFTSNRITHPLKNLSLQMQRFSTGSFDAQAYVAGKDEIAYLSRHFNKMVEKTNELINERYKMKIVEKNAVLKALEAEINPHFLYNALQAISTKALKNNNDDIVEMVDNLALTLRYCISGKDVVQAREELRHIERYLALQKARFGSRMQVVYDWDESLMELRIPKLSIQTLVENCIKHALEKVSSTVTITIEARITGTHSVISVLDDGPGISGERLEQVLSSLQMQWEDRAADTAEEDGMESIGLKNLNTRLKLLYGEESGLVIHSTEQGTRMDMRLPRGGVGQHV; from the coding sequence ATGAGAAAAGTGTGGAGTAAGCTGATAGAGCCACTGCTTGCGCGGGTATCCCGCCGTCTGGCTAACAAGCTGATTCTGTTGTTTACGATTATTATCATCCTGGTGGTCAGTTCACTCACCTACATATCCTATAGCATGCTGCAGCGGGAATCGGTCGATAACAGCATTGCCAGTACGGGCAATAACCTGCTCCTGGTCGGACGGAATCTGGAGAGTTACCTGAGCGGGGTGGAGCAATTGTCTCTGCCGCAGATCTCCTACGATGAGTTCAATTATGCGCTTCTGCATGAATCGGAAGATTACAGCTCCCGGATGTACGTGGAGGATTATCTGCGGAATTTGTATTTTTCGCGCAATGATCTGGAGGCTGTATATCTCTATGTAATCAAGGAGCAGAAGTATTATTATGTCACCAAGGAGAACTATAACATCACCGTCCGCGTATCCGAGCATCCGCCTATTGATGACCTGCCGTGGTATAAGCGGGCGCTGAAGAGTCCGTATAACCGTTCCTATCAGTCGTTCGTAGAGGAGCAGCCGGCCAGCGTGAACAGCGCCGATTACCCTGTTAACCATAACAAGGTGTTCATGGGCTACCACCGGCTGATCCGCTCCATCGTGTCACGCGAGCCGCAGGCGGTATTGTCGCTATATTTGAACGCTTCTGTGACCGATGAGATTATGCGGGATATCCCGTTCAGCACCGGAGAGCATCTGATGTATATCAGCCCGGACGGGGAGCCCTTCAAGGTGGATGATACGGAATTCTACCGGGAGAGCAAGGAGGCGGGACTGGCGAAGCTGCTGACACCGGAGCAGAAGGGGCGCGTAACCTGGTCTGATAAGGAGCAGAAGTACCTGGTAATCTATGATATCAGCCAAAAGGAAGGCTGGAAGCTCGTTAAGCCGATTCCCTACACTCAAATCTATGAAGCAGCTACAACGACGCGTACGTTAAGTGTGGCGATTGGCCTGCTGTTCCTGATCGTCTCTGTGGTGCTGGTCAGCTTCACCTCGAACCGGATTACCCATCCGCTGAAGAATCTGTCGCTCCAGATGCAGCGTTTCAGTACCGGGAGCTTCGATGCGCAGGCTTATGTTGCAGGCAAGGATGAGATCGCCTACCTGTCGCGCCATTTCAACAAGATGGTCGAGAAGACGAATGAGCTGATCAATGAACGCTATAAAATGAAAATCGTAGAAAAGAACGCCGTCCTTAAGGCCCTGGAGGCTGAAATTAATCCCCATTTCCTGTACAATGCGCTCCAGGCGATCTCTACCAAGGCACTCAAGAACAACAATGACGATATTGTCGAGATGGTGGACAACCTGGCTCTGACCCTGCGATACTGCATTAGCGGCAAGGATGTTGTGCAGGCAAGGGAGGAGCTGCGGCATATTGAGCGGTATCTGGCGCTGCAGAAGGCGCGGTTCGGGAGCCGGATGCAGGTGGTGTACGACTGGGATGAGAGCCTGATGGAGCTGCGGATTCCCAAGCTGTCGATCCAGACACTGGTGGAGAACTGCATCAAGCATGCGCTGGAAAAGGTATCGAGTACGGTTACCATCACCATTGAGGCGCGTATCACCGGCACACACAGCGTCATCTCTGTGCTGGACGATGGTCCGGGCATCAGCGGAGAACGGCTGGAGCAGGTGCTGAGCTCCCTTCAGATGCAGTGGGAGGACCGGGCAGCGGACACGGCCGAAGAGGACGGTATGGAGAGTATCGGGCTGAAGAATCTGAATACCCGGCTGAAGCTTTTGTATGGGGAAGAGTCGGGTCTGGTCATTCATAGCACGGAGCAGGGAACACGAATGGATATGCGGCTGCCGCGGGGAGGAGTAGGACAACATGTATAG
- a CDS encoding response regulator transcription factor, with protein MYRVLIIDDEEPLREAIHILGDWEGLGVSEVREATDGKAGLELLRRERFDLVLVDMKMPELSGAELLQIAEQEFPDLLLIVISGYNDFEYTRQAIRSKVVDYLLKPVNRTDLNHALRKAVGVLEAKRKRESEFISRNITLNMSLPKLKEKMYLSIIDRSFKTQSNEAFLPLIGADGAASHFVVGLLRMLNLEQVRKERFHGDRDLLHFAVTNVMNENTDGQFESFSFASPKGEREFIAIFTMKGGYEADAAFLSLHHMKKAASTLKELFGIICAGGIGEPYSDSLSIAASYEQAKASLDTIDLLSLRGSLIVQGIVMNPVAKDIPSLTGRMPQIRSALEGGNVNHARSILSEFIRNCQETEGFTLGEADRTLQGFLLLLGEIAAQLDAMPPQIRSGKDSSLASLGILSDFSSFEQFAGVLNNIFDRYAGEISRTVAGDRSSVLENIKAYIDNHYFEDIKISMFTEQYFLSREYLMKLFKGQYGYGIHEYVQKVRMDKAKALLRDPALKIQDISEMLGYKDKNYFSKAFRNYYDCSPSEFRLQLPGVEK; from the coding sequence ATGTATAGAGTGCTGATTATTGATGATGAGGAGCCGCTGCGCGAAGCGATTCACATTCTGGGGGATTGGGAGGGTCTCGGGGTCAGCGAGGTGCGGGAGGCGACAGACGGGAAGGCGGGACTTGAGCTGCTGCGCCGTGAGCGGTTCGATCTGGTGCTGGTGGATATGAAAATGCCGGAGCTGAGCGGAGCCGAGCTGCTGCAGATTGCCGAGCAGGAATTCCCTGACCTGCTGCTGATTGTGATCAGCGGCTATAATGATTTCGAGTATACGCGCCAGGCCATCCGCTCGAAGGTGGTGGATTACCTGCTGAAGCCGGTGAACCGCACAGATCTTAACCATGCGCTGCGCAAGGCGGTGGGGGTGCTGGAGGCCAAGCGGAAGCGGGAGAGCGAGTTCATAAGCCGCAATATTACACTCAATATGTCGCTGCCGAAGCTGAAGGAGAAGATGTATCTGTCCATCATTGACCGGAGCTTCAAGACCCAGTCCAATGAGGCTTTTCTCCCACTGATCGGGGCGGATGGGGCGGCCAGCCACTTCGTTGTCGGCCTGCTGCGGATGCTTAATCTGGAGCAGGTGCGTAAGGAAAGATTCCATGGGGACCGGGATCTGCTGCATTTTGCCGTAACGAATGTGATGAACGAGAACACGGACGGGCAGTTCGAGTCGTTCAGCTTCGCCAGCCCCAAGGGGGAGCGCGAGTTCATTGCCATCTTCACCATGAAGGGCGGGTATGAAGCGGATGCAGCCTTCCTGTCGCTGCACCATATGAAGAAAGCAGCCTCTACCTTGAAGGAGCTGTTCGGGATCATCTGTGCAGGCGGAATCGGGGAGCCTTACAGTGATTCGCTCAGCATTGCCGCTTCTTATGAGCAGGCCAAAGCATCACTGGATACGATTGACCTGCTCAGCCTGAGGGGCAGTCTGATTGTGCAGGGCATCGTGATGAATCCCGTAGCGAAGGATATTCCCTCCCTGACCGGGCGGATGCCGCAGATCCGCAGTGCGCTGGAGGGCGGGAATGTGAATCATGCCCGCAGCATCCTCAGCGAATTCATCCGCAACTGCCAGGAGACGGAAGGCTTCACGCTCGGGGAAGCGGACCGGACCCTGCAGGGCTTTCTCTTGCTGCTGGGCGAGATTGCTGCCCAGCTGGATGCCATGCCGCCGCAGATCCGCAGCGGGAAGGACAGCAGCCTGGCATCTCTGGGCATCCTCAGCGACTTCTCTTCCTTTGAGCAGTTTGCGGGCGTGCTTAACAATATCTTCGACCGTTATGCGGGCGAGATCAGCCGGACAGTGGCCGGAGACCGCAGCAGCGTGCTGGAGAATATCAAGGCGTATATTGATAACCATTATTTCGAGGACATTAAAATATCGATGTTCACGGAACAATATTTCCTCAGCAGAGAGTATCTGATGAAGCTGTTCAAGGGACAATACGGCTACGGCATTCACGAGTATGTGCAAAAGGTAAGGATGGACAAGGCCAAAGCGCTGCTACGCGACCCTGCCCTCAAAATTCAGGATATCTCTGAAATGCTGGGATACAAGGACAAGAACTATTTCAGCAAGGCTTTCCGCAATTACTATGATTGCTCCCCTTCTGAATTCCGGCTGCAGCTGCCAGGGGTAGAAAAGTGA
- a CDS encoding ABC transporter substrate-binding protein, with protein sequence MLKRFMALSASLLLVGGLLAGCGGNNTNNAANNTGGAAGSGNTPTDSAKPVTINMFTASPEYTDAFNAYIAEYKKVKPNVTINLEIMQADYNTVLKSKIAAGSTPDVFQTTAGGDIDTFAEYSADLTNEPLAAAMTDAVRSNMSSTDGKVLGLPVKGNLFVLMYNKKLLADAGITEVPKTTAEMDDAITKLEAKGITPFANAYKEWWVWKHIFQHFVDAAATDAGTDAKTLVADFIAGKTTFKDHPVLSDNFFSFIDTTVKHGTDKPLERDSNAEVSDFALGKTAFMTGKGAWDEEAIKKITPDFDLGIAGYPVSDKPEQSQIITGADQALRINKDSAVAAETIEFFNWLYTSDYGKSWFSNVAKVIPPIKDAPMPDLQMPKEMEEILKTEKSGDLSVNYSLDTFHQKFGELMQAYIGGSKTKDQAMDEIQKAWIQFGSAE encoded by the coding sequence ATGTTAAAACGATTCATGGCATTATCTGCGAGTCTGCTGCTGGTGGGCGGACTGCTGGCCGGCTGCGGCGGAAATAACACCAATAATGCCGCTAACAACACGGGTGGAGCAGCGGGTTCAGGCAATACACCAACGGATTCTGCTAAGCCCGTCACGATTAATATGTTCACCGCCTCTCCCGAATACACGGATGCCTTCAATGCTTATATTGCGGAATACAAGAAGGTTAAGCCGAATGTTACGATTAATCTGGAAATCATGCAGGCAGACTACAATACGGTGCTGAAGTCCAAAATTGCCGCCGGCAGCACACCGGATGTGTTCCAGACCACGGCGGGCGGGGATATCGATACTTTTGCCGAATACAGTGCCGATCTTACCAATGAACCGCTGGCCGCAGCGATGACGGATGCCGTCCGCTCCAATATGAGCTCTACCGATGGCAAAGTCCTCGGCCTGCCGGTGAAGGGCAACCTGTTCGTCCTGATGTACAACAAGAAGCTGCTGGCCGATGCCGGCATCACTGAAGTGCCTAAGACAACTGCTGAAATGGACGATGCGATTACCAAGCTTGAAGCTAAGGGCATCACCCCCTTCGCCAACGCCTACAAAGAGTGGTGGGTATGGAAGCATATCTTCCAGCACTTCGTAGACGCCGCAGCGACCGATGCCGGAACGGATGCCAAGACGCTCGTAGCGGACTTCATCGCCGGGAAGACGACCTTCAAGGATCATCCGGTGCTGAGCGATAACTTCTTCAGCTTCATTGATACAACGGTTAAACACGGAACAGACAAGCCGCTTGAACGCGACAGCAATGCTGAGGTCAGTGATTTCGCCCTGGGCAAAACAGCCTTCATGACCGGTAAAGGGGCGTGGGATGAAGAAGCGATTAAGAAAATCACCCCTGACTTCGACCTCGGCATCGCCGGGTATCCTGTCAGTGACAAACCGGAGCAGTCCCAGATCATCACTGGTGCTGACCAGGCACTGCGGATCAACAAGGATTCTGCGGTAGCGGCAGAGACGATTGAGTTCTTCAACTGGCTGTATACTTCCGACTACGGGAAGAGCTGGTTCTCTAACGTAGCCAAGGTCATTCCTCCAATCAAGGATGCGCCGATGCCTGACCTGCAAATGCCTAAGGAAATGGAAGAAATCCTGAAGACGGAGAAATCCGGCGACCTGTCGGTCAACTACTCGCTGGATACGTTCCACCAGAAATTCGGTGAGCTGATGCAGGCTTATATCGGCGGCAGCAAGACGAAGGATCAGGCGATGGATGAAATTCAGAAGGCCTGGATTCAATTCGGGTCTGCGGAATAA